From the genome of Geothrix sp. 21YS21S-4, one region includes:
- a CDS encoding TonB-dependent receptor — protein MNRVFTRLGFTAAALVAGSGMVAHAQTATTGAVSGVVSDKGGAPLAGATVRLSSSQTSRTYITGTDGSFRMGLLNPGAWTVEVTKNGFQKISQAVTVLVNQTQPLTFKMAGEAATVVEVLGTATTVDTTTTQTGLTTTMDTLSAIPKGRDMSSIAFLAPGVVSGGFNGRNDPSIGGGSGAENAYIVDGLSTTNSSRGFQGTQLVTDFIDQVEVQTGGFKPEFSALGGVFNAVTKSGTNEIKGSTWLTWDAIGIQAVAKKSKYSQPTTQAVNSRYDIGAEIGGPILKDKLFFFAGVDANITEAPGSVPNNNGLVDSKRKINALQALAKLNWYITQDHQITFSANINDTKDDYPTRYPVTGNGNLGYNDKSTVQNFVINYDWTISPSLFFSAKFGTTEFKDENTPSDMTNIAVTDNVYYTAGPGAASRPDLAGLAYRSGGAGYSATAALDKVTSDQLRADLSWFLGSHNMKFGMSQLESKYTELAATSGGERVTIRATTSGAFNGVDRQFLSTNATVKAIFTAFYAQDTWDVGNGLKLMYGARYEIQDQRDLNDKSFMKFSNFNDQLQPRLGFTWDVNQDGKTKVSGSYARYFESIPQRLAIRVYANEIYLRYRYGTSGSTYNAATGAYAITSATPSSITDFATPFSFDPIAEGVKLPQRNEYILGLDHTFASGWTAGIHAKYRELKNPIEDMVFTDSAGNPYDEGPSISFTGTGTPTGGAGAAVIGNPGAFQQWRPNAKSMTLYLLGQGTTTNNYGINMLQYYNPATGLFTVQDTGFTKAGNKFSSIDFTLDKKTDRDVFSFSYTWSRLEGNYEGVVSSSNGQADGNITASFDYYPYVGYGLLPNDRTHVVKLFASHRFDFLGGDLNVGANWTYQSGTPISLFDDGSTSEGHAPGSGSSLDIGGYGNAVPANGQLGQYGRTPALNNVDFHLDWAYKLGKRYKLIPSVDVFNVFNTRYATAVYQQATDASGTRAVNYGQASDWQVGRRYRFGVKFQF, from the coding sequence ATGAATCGTGTCTTCACCCGGCTCGGCTTTACGGCCGCAGCGCTAGTCGCTGGGAGCGGCATGGTCGCGCACGCCCAGACGGCCACGACAGGCGCGGTGTCCGGCGTGGTCTCCGACAAGGGGGGTGCACCCCTCGCCGGAGCGACCGTGCGGCTCAGTTCCTCCCAGACCTCGCGGACCTACATCACGGGAACGGACGGCAGCTTCCGGATGGGACTGCTCAATCCCGGCGCGTGGACCGTCGAAGTCACCAAAAACGGATTTCAAAAGATTAGCCAGGCCGTCACGGTGCTGGTGAACCAGACCCAGCCTCTGACCTTCAAGATGGCGGGTGAGGCGGCAACGGTGGTCGAGGTACTGGGGACTGCCACTACCGTGGACACCACCACCACTCAGACCGGCCTCACCACCACCATGGATACCCTGTCGGCGATTCCCAAGGGACGCGATATGAGTTCCATCGCCTTCCTCGCGCCGGGCGTGGTTTCCGGTGGCTTCAATGGCCGCAACGATCCGTCCATCGGCGGCGGTTCCGGTGCTGAAAACGCTTACATCGTGGACGGCTTGTCTACCACCAACAGCAGCCGCGGCTTCCAGGGAACTCAGCTCGTCACGGACTTTATCGACCAAGTCGAAGTCCAGACCGGCGGGTTCAAGCCCGAATTCAGCGCATTGGGCGGCGTATTCAATGCCGTAACCAAGTCGGGCACGAACGAGATCAAGGGATCCACTTGGCTGACTTGGGACGCCATCGGCATCCAGGCGGTGGCCAAGAAGAGCAAGTACTCTCAGCCCACCACTCAGGCCGTGAACAGCCGCTACGACATCGGCGCTGAAATCGGTGGTCCAATCCTGAAGGACAAGCTGTTCTTCTTTGCCGGTGTGGACGCCAACATCACGGAAGCTCCGGGCAGTGTCCCCAACAACAACGGGCTGGTGGACAGCAAGCGGAAGATCAACGCCCTGCAGGCGCTCGCCAAGTTGAACTGGTACATCACCCAGGATCACCAGATCACCTTCTCGGCCAACATCAATGACACGAAGGATGATTACCCTACCCGCTATCCCGTGACCGGCAACGGCAACCTCGGGTATAACGACAAGAGCACGGTCCAAAACTTCGTCATCAACTATGACTGGACGATTTCTCCCTCTTTGTTCTTCAGTGCCAAATTCGGCACCACAGAGTTCAAAGATGAAAACACCCCGTCCGACATGACGAACATCGCGGTAACCGACAATGTCTATTACACCGCGGGACCCGGGGCGGCCAGCCGTCCCGACTTGGCCGGACTCGCATACCGCTCCGGAGGAGCGGGATATTCGGCCACTGCTGCGCTGGATAAGGTCACGTCGGACCAGCTCAGGGCAGATCTCAGCTGGTTCCTGGGCTCACACAACATGAAGTTTGGCATGTCCCAGCTGGAGTCCAAATACACCGAACTGGCCGCCACCTCAGGGGGCGAGCGCGTGACCATCCGCGCCACCACCTCCGGCGCCTTTAACGGCGTGGATCGCCAGTTTCTGAGCACGAATGCCACCGTGAAAGCCATCTTCACGGCCTTCTACGCCCAGGACACATGGGACGTGGGCAACGGCCTCAAGCTGATGTATGGCGCCCGCTACGAGATCCAGGATCAGCGTGACTTGAACGACAAGAGCTTCATGAAGTTCAGCAACTTCAACGATCAGCTCCAGCCGCGCCTCGGCTTCACCTGGGACGTGAACCAGGATGGAAAGACGAAGGTTTCCGGCAGCTATGCTCGCTACTTCGAATCCATCCCGCAGCGCCTCGCGATCCGCGTCTACGCAAATGAGATCTACCTCCGGTATCGCTATGGAACCAGTGGATCGACCTATAACGCGGCTACGGGAGCCTATGCCATCACCAGTGCAACCCCGAGCAGCATTACGGACTTCGCCACGCCCTTCAGCTTCGATCCCATCGCCGAAGGCGTGAAGCTTCCCCAGCGCAACGAGTACATCCTGGGCCTGGATCACACCTTTGCGAGCGGATGGACTGCCGGTATCCATGCCAAGTACCGCGAATTGAAGAACCCGATCGAGGACATGGTCTTCACTGACAGTGCTGGAAATCCCTACGATGAAGGTCCGTCCATCTCCTTCACCGGCACGGGAACTCCCACCGGGGGCGCAGGCGCCGCGGTGATCGGTAATCCCGGGGCCTTCCAGCAGTGGCGTCCCAACGCCAAGAGCATGACGCTCTACCTGTTGGGGCAGGGAACGACGACCAATAACTACGGCATCAACATGCTGCAGTACTACAATCCTGCCACCGGCCTCTTTACCGTCCAGGACACCGGTTTCACCAAGGCGGGCAACAAGTTCTCCAGCATCGACTTCACCCTCGACAAGAAGACGGATCGCGATGTCTTCAGTTTCAGCTACACCTGGAGCCGGCTCGAAGGCAACTACGAGGGCGTGGTGTCCAGCTCCAATGGCCAGGCGGACGGCAACATCACCGCTTCCTTCGACTACTACCCCTACGTAGGCTATGGCCTGCTTCCCAATGACCGCACGCACGTGGTCAAGCTCTTCGCCAGCCACCGCTTCGATTTCCTCGGCGGGGATCTGAACGTGGGCGCCAACTGGACCTATCAGAGCGGCACCCCCATCAGCCTCTTCGATGACGGTTCCACGAGCGAAGGCCATGCCCCGGGAAGCGGCAGCTCTCTGGACATCGGCGGCTACGGCAATGCGGTTCCCGCCAACGGCCAGTTGGGACAATACGGCCGCACGCCCGCCCTCAACAATGTCGATTTCCATCTCGACTGGGCCTACAAGCTCGGCAAGCGCTACAAGCTGATCCCCAGCGTGGACGTGTTCAACGTCTTCAACACGCGGTATGCCACCGCGGTCTACCAGCAGGCCACCGACGCGAGCGGCACCCGGGCCGTCAACTACGGTCAGGCCAGCGACTGGCAGGTGGGCCGTCGCTACCGGTTCGGC